The Myotis daubentonii chromosome 9, mMyoDau2.1, whole genome shotgun sequence genome has a segment encoding these proteins:
- the LOC132242209 gene encoding ferritin light chain-like, with protein MEAALALERNLNQALLELHALGSAHTDPHLCDFLEKHFLDEEVKLIKKMGNQPTNRPQAGLGEYLFKGFTVKHDLEPLEPRGL; from the coding sequence atggaagctgccctggccttggagaggaacctgaaccaggcccttttggagctgcatgCCCTGGGTTCTGCCCACACAGACCCtcatctctgtgacttcctggagaagcacttcctggatgaggaggtgaaactcatcaagaagatgggcaacCAGCCAACTaacaggccccaggctgggctgggtgagtATCTCTTCAAAGGGTTCACCGTCAAGCACGACttggagcctttggagcccagaggcctttga